The proteins below are encoded in one region of Peptoniphilus sp. GNH:
- a CDS encoding S-layer homology domain-containing protein: MLKKKVLVASLGAVLAASTFSNSYAAVFSDTTNSWTKDYVDWASNKNLVIGYSDSSFKPNAYVTKAEFYKMVNRLMGYSKKAPLSFSDVGVGNWYYEEVALGVYAGYISDSRGNLNPNEPISRDEVARILAYIYGLGNNSSLAEIFSDSALITNKGAVGALVGKKVLNGYPDRTFKPQAAVKRGEIAKILYCSNKNIAEVKEEAKKPSYSPYYYGYYGATAAELNALKSAIADGKVVLANAEDKYIFTQTSKADLEKAVKEGETAYNNAYNGYYYNGKYYYNGYYYDGYYNNGFVTLDDARHFIENQGITYDASYVERASNGYYYLTTKFENIYGSRYGYYYYPEYYRNWTWYTNFDTFYDNYKAYFNYDRDYAYKVWSNNGYYYNGWYGYGSDYVNAARKAIEKAIANVAKKPEVTPEQLEAKKTEGKTAIDGLTKLDQTDAQSYKTKIANATSPEEVEQLVAQAKQKVKDLETAIASAKQAISSFDAKFTKEINETNYEGNVDTVKSAITALKGYDFETVTTSATNDINNAVTLLNEALKNFKEKSTTPTTGEDSATTGSQGDSNTETTAEGAGSTGQTNNQGPDASAGSQTSESETQPQG, from the coding sequence ATGTTAAAAAAGAAAGTTTTAGTAGCTTCCTTGGGAGCAGTGCTTGCAGCATCGACTTTTTCAAACTCATATGCTGCAGTATTCTCTGATACCACAAACTCTTGGACAAAAGACTATGTGGATTGGGCAAGCAACAAAAATCTTGTAATAGGTTATTCAGACTCTAGCTTTAAGCCTAATGCCTATGTTACAAAGGCAGAATTTTATAAGATGGTCAATCGTCTTATGGGCTACTCCAAGAAGGCTCCACTTAGTTTTTCGGATGTAGGAGTAGGAAATTGGTATTATGAAGAAGTGGCTCTTGGTGTTTACGCTGGATACATTTCTGATTCAAGAGGAAATTTAAATCCTAATGAACCAATTTCAAGAGATGAAGTAGCAAGAATCCTAGCTTATATCTATGGACTTGGAAACAACTCATCTTTGGCTGAAATCTTTTCCGACTCAGCCCTTATAACAAACAAGGGAGCGGTTGGAGCTTTAGTAGGCAAGAAGGTTCTAAATGGCTATCCAGACAGGACATTCAAACCACAAGCAGCCGTAAAAAGAGGAGAAATTGCAAAAATTCTTTATTGCTCTAACAAAAACATAGCAGAGGTAAAGGAAGAAGCTAAAAAGCCAAGCTACTCACCATACTACTATGGATACTATGGAGCAACAGCAGCTGAATTGAATGCTTTAAAATCTGCAATTGCAGACGGAAAAGTAGTCCTTGCTAACGCTGAAGACAAATACATTTTCACACAAACAAGCAAGGCAGATCTTGAAAAGGCTGTAAAAGAAGGCGAAACAGCTTATAACAATGCTTACAATGGCTATTATTACAACGGAAAATATTATTACAATGGATATTATTATGACGGATACTATAATAATGGCTTTGTTACGTTAGACGATGCAAGGCATTTTATAGAAAATCAAGGTATAACTTATGATGCTTCCTATGTAGAAAGAGCATCAAATGGTTACTACTACTTGACAACTAAATTTGAAAATATTTATGGTAGCAGATATGGATATTATTACTATCCAGAATATTATAGAAACTGGACATGGTATACAAACTTTGACACCTTCTATGATAACTACAAGGCATATTTCAACTATGACAGAGATTATGCTTACAAGGTATGGTCCAACAATGGATACTATTATAACGGATGGTATGGTTACGGTTCAGATTATGTAAATGCTGCAAGAAAAGCTATAGAAAAAGCAATTGCCAATGTAGCAAAAAAACCTGAAGTAACACCTGAACAACTTGAAGCTAAAAAAACAGAAGGAAAAACGGCGATAGATGGTCTGACCAAGTTAGACCAAACAGATGCTCAAAGCTATAAAACAAAAATAGCAAATGCTACAAGTCCAGAGGAAGTTGAACAACTTGTAGCTCAAGCTAAGCAAAAGGTTAAAGATCTTGAAACTGCTATAGCAAGTGCTAAACAAGCAATATCGTCTTTTGATGCAAAATTTACAAAAGAAATTAATGAAACTAACTATGAGGGAAATGTTGATACTGTAAAATCTGCAATTACAGCACTAAAAGGATATGATTTTGAAACAGTTACTACAAGTGCTACAAATGATATAAATAATGCTGTAACATTACTCAATGAAGCTCTTAAAAACTTTAAGGAAAAATCCACAACTCCAACAACTGGTGAAGATAGTGCTACAACTGGATCACAAGGAGATTCTAATACAGAAACTACAGCAGAAGGAGCAGGTTCAACCGGACAAACAAATAATCAAGGACCAGATGCTTCTGCAGGTTCACAAACTTCAGAATCAGAAACACAACCACAAGGTTGA
- the leuS gene encoding leucine--tRNA ligase, with protein MNNYNPKDIEKKWQDYWDKDQTFKSEPNDKKKFYALVEFPYPSGQGLHVGHARPYTAMDIVARKRRLEGENVLFPMGWDAFGLPTENFAIKNKIHPAIVTERNIANFKKQLKSIGFSFDWSREINTTDPSYYKWTQWIFLQLFKNGLAYKSEMPINWCPSCKVGLANEEVVNGACERCGTQVERRVKSQWMLKITEYAQKLIDGLEDLDFIERVKTQQKNWIGRSEGAEVKFFIKDSDEYLEIFTTRPDTLFGATYMVLSPEHPYIEKYKDKIKNLAQVREYQEKSRLKSDFERTELAKDKTGVPLEGIYAINPLTQKEIPVWISDYVLMSYGTGAIMAVPAHDQRDYDFAKKFNLEILAVIEGDISEKAYTDTQEGTMINSGFLNGLQVKDAKKKILEYLEENKIGHRHVNFKLRDWVFSRQRYWGEPIPLVHCDECGWVPLPEEELPLLLPEVKNYEPTATGESPLANIKEFVETTCPKCGKKARRETDTMPQWAGSSWYFLRYTDPHNDKELASKENLEYYMPVDWYNGGMEHTTLHLLYSRFWHKFLYDQGIVNTKEPYMTRTSHGMILGEDGTKMSKSRGNVINPDDIVEEFGADTLRVFEMFVGDFEKVAPWSTKGVRGARRFLERVWSLRDLVDKNQKGYSKELETKIHQTIKKVSNDYENLKANTAIAALMELLNEFNAKGKISLDDFLTYLLLLNPVAPHITEELYHEYSGDYLNKQAWPKYSEEKCLESTIELPVQFNGKVKFLVKIKRDEDKSEVEKIVKNNESFKSNLGDKNIVKEIYVPGKIYNIVVK; from the coding sequence ATGAATAATTACAATCCAAAAGATATAGAAAAAAAATGGCAAGATTATTGGGATAAAGATCAGACCTTCAAAAGTGAACCAAACGATAAAAAGAAATTTTATGCTCTTGTAGAGTTTCCATATCCATCAGGTCAAGGACTTCATGTAGGTCATGCAAGACCCTACACAGCTATGGACATAGTTGCAAGAAAGAGAAGATTGGAAGGAGAAAATGTACTCTTTCCCATGGGCTGGGATGCTTTCGGACTTCCAACTGAAAACTTCGCTATAAAAAACAAAATTCATCCAGCCATAGTCACAGAAAGAAATATTGCAAACTTTAAAAAACAATTGAAATCTATAGGATTTTCCTTTGATTGGTCTAGAGAAATAAATACCACAGACCCATCTTATTACAAGTGGACTCAGTGGATATTTTTGCAACTATTTAAAAATGGACTTGCCTACAAAAGCGAGATGCCTATAAATTGGTGCCCGTCTTGCAAAGTTGGGCTAGCAAATGAAGAAGTAGTAAATGGAGCCTGCGAGAGATGCGGCACACAAGTTGAAAGAAGAGTAAAGAGCCAATGGATGCTCAAAATTACAGAGTATGCGCAAAAACTCATAGACGGTCTTGAGGATCTTGACTTTATAGAAAGAGTCAAGACGCAACAAAAAAACTGGATAGGCAGAAGTGAAGGCGCAGAAGTAAAGTTTTTTATAAAGGATTCAGATGAATACTTAGAAATTTTCACAACAAGACCAGATACCTTGTTTGGAGCAACATATATGGTACTTAGCCCCGAGCATCCCTATATAGAAAAGTATAAGGACAAGATTAAAAACTTGGCTCAAGTTAGAGAATACCAAGAAAAATCCAGACTAAAGTCTGACTTTGAAAGAACAGAGCTAGCAAAAGATAAAACAGGAGTGCCACTTGAGGGAATATATGCAATAAATCCTTTGACACAAAAAGAAATTCCTGTTTGGATAAGTGATTATGTCTTAATGAGTTACGGAACAGGCGCTATAATGGCAGTGCCTGCTCACGATCAAAGAGATTATGATTTTGCAAAAAAATTTAATCTGGAAATACTTGCTGTAATAGAAGGAGATATATCAGAAAAAGCCTACACAGACACCCAGGAAGGCACAATGATAAATTCAGGATTTTTAAACGGTTTACAAGTAAAAGATGCCAAGAAAAAAATCCTTGAATACTTGGAAGAAAATAAAATTGGCCATAGACATGTCAACTTTAAACTTAGAGACTGGGTATTTTCAAGACAGAGATACTGGGGAGAACCTATACCTCTGGTACATTGCGATGAATGTGGCTGGGTGCCACTTCCAGAAGAAGAACTTCCACTCTTGCTGCCAGAAGTGAAAAATTACGAACCAACGGCAACTGGAGAAAGTCCTCTTGCAAACATAAAAGAATTTGTAGAGACAACTTGCCCCAAGTGTGGCAAAAAAGCCAGAAGAGAAACGGATACAATGCCTCAGTGGGCAGGCTCATCATGGTACTTCCTTCGCTATACAGACCCTCACAACGACAAAGAGCTTGCTTCGAAAGAAAATCTTGAATACTACATGCCAGTAGACTGGTACAACGGAGGAATGGAACACACCACTTTGCACTTGCTCTATTCCAGATTTTGGCACAAATTCCTCTACGACCAAGGAATAGTAAACACCAAGGAACCCTATATGACCAGAACATCACATGGGATGATTTTGGGAGAAGACGGCACAAAAATGTCAAAATCCAGAGGCAATGTAATAAATCCAGACGACATAGTAGAAGAATTTGGAGCAGATACACTTAGAGTTTTTGAGATGTTTGTAGGAGATTTTGAAAAAGTTGCGCCTTGGAGTACCAAGGGAGTAAGAGGAGCAAGAAGATTTTTGGAAAGAGTTTGGAGTCTTAGAGATTTGGTAGATAAAAATCAAAAAGGGTATAGCAAAGAGCTAGAAACCAAGATACACCAAACAATAAAAAAAGTATCAAATGACTATGAAAATCTCAAAGCAAACACAGCTATAGCAGCTCTTATGGAATTGTTAAATGAATTTAACGCCAAGGGCAAGATATCTCTAGACGATTTTCTGACTTATTTGCTGCTTTTAAATCCAGTTGCTCCTCATATAACAGAGGAACTCTACCACGAATACTCTGGAGATTACCTAAACAAACAAGCTTGGCCTAAATACTCAGAAGAAAAATGCCTTGAATCCACCATTGAACTTCCAGTACAATTCAATGGCAAAGTCAAATTTTTGGTTAAAATCAAAAGAGATGAGGACAAGTCTGAAGTAGAAAAAATTGTAAAAAATAACGAAAGTTTTAAATCTAATCTTGGAGACAAAAATATAGTAAAAGAAATATACGTACCAGGAAAGATTTACAATATAGTTGTGAAATAA
- a CDS encoding relaxase/mobilization nuclease domain-containing protein gives MAYTKILRPIKKTLSRSIDYITNPEKTDNGVLISYFGVEGKDTAAKEFQEIYNLNENNRKENLARHIVQSFAPGEVDPIQAHQIGLDFCQKFLNGEYQYVLATHNDTDHIHNHIILNNVRMTDFKCYNITKDHELISKISDEICKEYSLSIIEKNKDKPIKGHKSYYENMCLKAGKSWKEKTKYAIDLCINEASDLNEFTELMGALNFEVDNIKSGKYLKIKHISQERFIRCSEKNFGEGYTREDIIKKIKEKNLLLSKTKNINPLILDKSIANEKIKNLEGEIEISILNSNNLNEFHSSLEDKDIKFDTLNKKINFRDEKSFLQVPENKLNKKFRYDAIIDSFINKKEKKDFYKKEFIPYKDINGLKYAIDTSIKKSSSISEFILNMEKLGYKIEENKNEFCFDKSGFLKKITCRSEILGTHYTYYGIFERIKNKDNKLEFENPGRIINEKYKSSFENNLKTITQNLIILNKYGMNTFEDITERIAIYNENIDRNNINILKFKNEIKEISSSNISDLDKEKLIADKKQMITDLYNEQKFLKNDLKVLKKIKENGDKFLGKNEKKYSKNEYNL, from the coding sequence ATGGCATATACAAAAATATTGAGACCAATTAAAAAAACTCTATCTAGGTCGATTGACTATATAACCAATCCAGAAAAGACAGATAATGGAGTATTAATTAGTTATTTTGGAGTTGAAGGTAAAGATACAGCTGCAAAAGAATTTCAAGAAATTTATAATTTAAATGAAAATAATAGAAAAGAGAATTTAGCAAGACATATAGTTCAATCATTCGCACCTGGCGAAGTAGATCCAATCCAAGCCCATCAAATCGGCTTAGATTTTTGCCAAAAATTTTTAAATGGAGAATATCAATATGTACTAGCAACACACAATGATACAGATCATATTCATAATCATATTATACTTAACAATGTAAGAATGACAGATTTCAAATGCTATAACATAACAAAAGATCATGAGCTTATAAGTAAAATTTCAGATGAAATATGCAAAGAATATTCTCTATCTATAATTGAAAAAAATAAAGATAAACCTATAAAAGGACATAAAAGTTATTATGAAAATATGTGTTTAAAGGCTGGTAAATCATGGAAAGAAAAAACCAAATATGCGATAGATTTATGTATAAATGAAGCTAGCGATTTAAATGAATTTACAGAATTAATGGGAGCTTTGAACTTTGAAGTTGACAATATTAAAAGTGGAAAGTATTTAAAAATAAAACACATATCTCAAGAAAGGTTTATAAGATGTAGTGAAAAAAATTTTGGAGAAGGCTACACTAGGGAAGACATAATAAAGAAAATAAAAGAAAAAAATTTATTATTAAGCAAAACAAAAAACATTAACCCACTTATTCTAGATAAATCAATAGCCAATGAAAAAATAAAAAACCTAGAAGGTGAAATTGAAATTTCAATATTAAATTCTAATAATTTAAACGAATTTCATTCTAGCTTAGAAGATAAAGATATAAAGTTTGATACATTAAACAAAAAAATTAATTTTAGAGATGAAAAAAGCTTTTTACAAGTTCCAGAAAACAAGTTAAATAAAAAATTTAGGTATGATGCCATAATTGATAGTTTTATAAATAAAAAAGAAAAAAAAGATTTCTATAAAAAAGAATTTATACCATATAAAGATATTAATGGACTTAAATATGCGATTGATACTTCTATAAAAAAATCTAGTTCCATATCAGAATTTATTTTAAATATGGAAAAACTCGGATATAAAATTGAAGAAAATAAGAATGAGTTTTGTTTCGACAAAAGCGGATTTTTAAAAAAGATAACTTGCAGAAGTGAAATTTTAGGTACGCATTATACTTATTATGGAATATTTGAAAGAATAAAAAATAAAGATAATAAATTAGAATTTGAAAATCCTGGGCGAATAATTAATGAAAAATATAAAAGTTCGTTTGAAAATAATTTAAAAACTATTACTCAAAATTTAATTATTTTAAATAAATATGGAATGAATACATTTGAAGATATAACAGAAAGAATTGCAATATATAATGAAAACATTGATAGAAATAATATAAATATTTTAAAATTTAAAAATGAAATAAAAGAAATTAGCAGTTCAAATATTTCAGATTTGGATAAAGAAAAACTCATAGCGGACAAAAAACAAATGATTACTGATTTATATAATGAGCAAAAGTTTTTAAAAAATGATTTGAAAGTTTTGAAAAAAATAAAAGAAAATGGAGATAAGTTTCTTGGAAAAAATGAAAAAAAATATTCAAAGAATGAATATAATTTATGA
- the asnS gene encoding asparagine--tRNA ligase, protein MQSIKEIFSNEESLIDSDVVVEAWIKNSRASKNFGFIEISDGSCYKSLQVVYDDKLENFDEVQKFSLASSIRVEGKLVSSPGAKQAVEIHATNIQELQIAQKDYPLQKKRHSMEFLRTIAHLRPRTNTFSAVFRVRSVLAYAIHKYFQERNFVYAHTPIITSSDAEGAGEMFRVTTLDMNNLPKDEDGKVDYKKDFFGKETNLTVSGQLEAEAFAMAFRDVYTFGPTFRAENSNTQRHAAEFWMMEPELAFADINDIMDSSEEMLKFVISYVLEKCPDEMNFFNSFIDKGLLDRLDNIVKSDFQRITYTEAIEILEKSGKKFNYPVKWGIDLQTEHERYITEEVFKKPVFVTNYPKEIKAFYMYANDDGKTVAAMDLLVPGVGEIIGGSQREHRLEVLEEKMKAQGMHMDTYKWYLDLRRYGSVKHAGYGLGFERAVMYITGMKNIRDVIPFPRTVGSAEF, encoded by the coding sequence ATGCAATCGATAAAAGAGATTTTTTCAAATGAAGAAAGTTTAATAGATAGCGATGTTGTTGTTGAGGCTTGGATAAAAAATTCAAGAGCATCTAAAAATTTTGGTTTTATAGAAATCAGTGATGGTTCTTGTTACAAGAGCCTACAAGTTGTCTATGATGATAAATTAGAAAATTTTGATGAGGTTCAAAAATTTTCTCTAGCCTCGTCAATAAGGGTAGAGGGAAAATTAGTAAGCTCTCCCGGAGCCAAACAAGCTGTTGAAATTCATGCGACAAATATACAAGAACTTCAAATTGCACAAAAGGACTATCCACTTCAAAAGAAAAGACACTCCATGGAGTTTCTAAGAACAATAGCCCATCTAAGACCAAGGACTAACACTTTTAGTGCAGTTTTTAGAGTTAGATCTGTCTTGGCATATGCAATTCATAAGTATTTCCAAGAAAGGAATTTTGTATATGCTCATACACCTATTATAACGTCCTCTGATGCTGAAGGTGCTGGTGAAATGTTTAGAGTTACAACACTTGATATGAACAACCTTCCAAAGGACGAAGATGGAAAAGTTGACTATAAAAAGGATTTTTTTGGTAAGGAAACAAATCTTACGGTATCAGGCCAGCTTGAAGCAGAGGCCTTTGCCATGGCTTTTAGAGATGTCTATACATTTGGGCCAACCTTTAGGGCAGAAAATTCAAACACTCAAAGACATGCGGCAGAATTTTGGATGATGGAGCCTGAATTGGCATTTGCAGATATAAACGACATAATGGATTCATCTGAAGAAATGTTGAAGTTTGTAATATCATATGTGCTAGAAAAATGTCCAGATGAAATGAATTTCTTTAATTCATTTATAGATAAAGGACTTTTAGATAGGTTAGACAACATTGTGAAATCTGACTTCCAAAGGATAACCTATACAGAAGCGATAGAAATATTGGAAAAATCTGGCAAAAAATTTAACTACCCTGTGAAATGGGGTATAGACCTTCAAACAGAACATGAGAGATATATAACAGAAGAAGTGTTTAAAAAGCCAGTATTTGTAACAAATTATCCAAAAGAAATAAAGGCCTTTTACATGTATGCAAATGATGACGGAAAAACAGTAGCCGCCATGGACCTATTAGTGCCTGGAGTCGGAGAAATAATTGGAGGCTCTCAAAGGGAGCATAGATTGGAAGTTTTAGAAGAAAAAATGAAAGCTCAGGGCATGCATATGGATACCTATAAATGGTATCTGGATCTTAGAAGATATGGCTCGGTAAAGCATGCTGGCTACGGTTTGGGCTTTGAAAGAGCTGTAATGTATATAACAGGCATGAAGAATATAAGAGATGTAATTCCCTTCCCTAGAACGGTAGGAAGTGCAGAATTTTAG
- a CDS encoding NFACT family protein: MAYSGLVLRAIKSELDEEILNKRIIKIYQPNESEIRLHFSGTEKNQVLISVNPSESRLYLSKEKAQNPMTPPSFCMVLRKHLEGGLLCGIEQIKTDRIIKFIVKVKNEFYEEVDKFLFVEIMGKHSNIVLTDENMKIIDSIKRISPLINRVRAIMPGKIYDPLVISNGLDPSQIDEDTFENLLEEKKESSLKNFFLKNFTGFSPLLIEEISAFLNLSSKDLILSLDAETKKILKNKFFELQEILLNNSYYPSSFLYNGKKDFEIIKIVNLDIKDLKTYTKVSPMLDDYYKQRSKLAGISQKSSDLSKNIEKIIERTQKKLEKQAGELNEALDREKYKVYADLISANFHKIPRGSDHVFLENFYSENLEEIKVPLDIKLNPAQNAQVYYKKYSKLKTAASRLNDEIERAKALLLYLDQALLNIELAKYKEDLEEIRAELGRLGLLRKSTFKNKSHEKKYENLKSPSGFQILLGRNNRQNEEITLKIAKPGDTWFHIKEGPGAHVVIKNMGQELTRKDIEYAGQLALENSKQKDARRGEVVYTDRKFIKRHPSKIPGLVIYTDFKSLEVKL; this comes from the coding sequence ATGGCATACAGCGGTCTAGTCCTAAGAGCTATTAAATCCGAATTGGATGAAGAAATTTTAAATAAAAGAATAATAAAAATATATCAACCTAATGAAAGTGAAATAAGATTACATTTTTCTGGCACAGAAAAAAATCAAGTTTTAATTTCAGTAAACCCATCTGAATCCAGGCTCTATCTCTCAAAAGAAAAAGCCCAAAACCCCATGACTCCTCCGAGTTTTTGCATGGTTTTGAGAAAACATTTAGAAGGCGGGCTTTTGTGCGGCATAGAACAAATAAAAACAGATAGGATAATAAAATTTATAGTAAAAGTGAAAAATGAATTTTACGAAGAAGTCGACAAATTTCTCTTCGTAGAGATAATGGGTAAACATTCCAATATAGTTTTGACAGATGAAAATATGAAGATAATAGATTCTATAAAAAGAATCAGCCCCCTTATAAACAGAGTAAGAGCAATTATGCCCGGAAAAATATATGACCCTTTAGTAATCTCTAATGGACTTGATCCGAGTCAAATTGACGAAGATACTTTTGAAAATTTATTAGAAGAAAAAAAAGAGTCCAGCCTTAAAAATTTTTTCTTGAAAAATTTCACCGGCTTTTCCCCTCTTTTAATCGAAGAAATCTCCGCCTTTTTAAACTTATCTTCAAAAGACCTTATACTTTCTTTGGATGCCGAAACGAAGAAAATCTTAAAAAATAAATTTTTCGAACTACAAGAAATTTTATTGAATAATTCTTATTATCCCAGTTCATTTTTATATAATGGCAAAAAAGATTTTGAGATTATAAAAATTGTAAACTTAGATATAAAGGACCTTAAGACATATACCAAGGTATCTCCAATGTTAGATGACTACTATAAACAAAGGTCTAAACTTGCAGGTATAAGTCAAAAAAGCTCAGACCTTTCGAAAAATATAGAAAAAATAATAGAAAGAACTCAAAAAAAATTAGAAAAACAGGCCGGGGAACTAAACGAAGCCCTGGACAGAGAAAAATATAAGGTCTATGCAGACCTAATATCTGCAAATTTTCATAAAATTCCAAGAGGATCAGATCATGTCTTTTTAGAAAATTTTTATTCAGAAAATTTAGAAGAGATAAAAGTGCCTTTAGATATAAAATTAAATCCAGCTCAAAACGCCCAAGTTTATTATAAAAAATATTCTAAATTGAAAACAGCTGCCAGTCGCCTAAATGATGAAATTGAAAGAGCCAAGGCTCTTTTACTCTATCTTGACCAAGCCCTTTTAAATATCGAACTTGCAAAATACAAGGAAGACCTTGAAGAAATCAGAGCCGAACTTGGAAGGTTAGGTCTTTTGAGAAAATCTACTTTCAAAAATAAGTCTCACGAAAAAAAATATGAGAACTTAAAAAGTCCTTCTGGTTTTCAAATTTTATTGGGTCGCAATAATAGACAAAACGAAGAAATCACCCTAAAAATTGCCAAACCTGGAGATACATGGTTTCACATTAAGGAAGGTCCCGGCGCCCATGTTGTGATAAAAAATATGGGTCAAGAACTCACAAGAAAAGACATAGAATATGCTGGCCAATTGGCACTTGAAAACTCCAAACAAAAAGATGCAAGAAGGGGCGAAGTTGTCTACACAGACAGAAAATTTATAAAAAGGCATCCTTCAAAAATCCCCGGCCTTGTAATATACACAGACTTTAAAAGCTTAGAGGTTAAATTGTAA
- a CDS encoding tyrosine-type recombinase/integrase, which yields MSWTKTGRYNYQVQMEITTDRRYRRSKRVTTAYEGTQLIAYLKKQEIILLNELEIISGKKSFLVTADFKQVFEHHKNKNKLEATTIQWYEDYLNGYIESFFKTKALVEIKKGDIEQFFNYLDKITSPRTGKKLSQKTKKHYKTIMQTLFQILVDAEIISSNPVKDIKIKVPKQSLKDKFYNPEEIKDCIEKLSKKSNTRHQLMFSLCVSYGLRPSEMYGLKWSKVNLESRKMTIDRALTYVKNKGYIEKNTKTEDVREFNLNNYIVELFKKHLDDEMKKKIKLKKNKSIKEFYVFTNSNMEHLNQGVFRKYWKNFCEKNNIRHVVPYGLRHTTATILAFNNIPIPNIAQVMGHTNLSTTEIYLHAVDEVNNKINNIMENALQI from the coding sequence GTGTCTTGGACAAAAACTGGAAGATATAACTATCAAGTTCAAATGGAGATAACAACAGATAGGAGGTATAGAAGGTCAAAAAGAGTAACAACAGCATATGAGGGGACACAATTAATAGCTTATTTAAAGAAGCAAGAAATAATTCTTTTAAATGAATTAGAAATTATATCAGGGAAAAAATCTTTTTTAGTTACTGCTGATTTCAAACAAGTTTTTGAACATCACAAAAATAAAAATAAATTAGAAGCAACAACAATTCAATGGTATGAAGATTATCTTAATGGATATATCGAATCTTTCTTTAAAACAAAAGCTTTAGTAGAAATTAAAAAAGGGGATATTGAACAATTCTTTAACTATCTTGATAAAATTACATCTCCTAGAACTGGGAAAAAATTATCTCAGAAGACTAAAAAACATTATAAAACAATAATGCAAACTTTATTTCAGATTTTAGTAGATGCAGAAATAATTTCATCAAATCCAGTCAAGGATATAAAAATAAAAGTTCCTAAACAATCTTTAAAAGATAAATTTTATAATCCAGAAGAAATAAAAGATTGTATTGAAAAATTATCAAAAAAATCAAACACACGACACCAACTTATGTTTTCTCTTTGCGTGTCATATGGGCTAAGACCGTCAGAAATGTATGGGCTAAAATGGAGCAAAGTTAATTTAGAATCTAGAAAAATGACAATAGATCGAGCTTTGACTTATGTAAAAAATAAGGGCTATATTGAAAAAAATACTAAAACCGAAGACGTTAGAGAATTTAATTTAAATAATTATATAGTGGAATTATTTAAAAAACATTTAGATGACGAAATGAAGAAAAAAATAAAATTGAAAAAAAATAAAAGTATAAAAGAGTTTTATGTTTTTACAAATTCTAATATGGAACATTTAAATCAAGGTGTTTTTAGAAAATATTGGAAGAATTTTTGCGAAAAAAATAATATAAGACACGTAGTTCCATATGGTCTAAGACATACAACAGCAACAATACTTGCTTTTAATAATATTCCAATCCCAAATATAGCTCAAGTTATGGGACACACAAATTTATCAACAACAGAAATTTATCTTCATGCTGTAGACGAAGTAAATAATAAAATAAACAACATTATGGAAAATGCCCTACAAATATAG